A part of Oncorhynchus gorbuscha isolate QuinsamMale2020 ecotype Even-year linkage group LG09, OgorEven_v1.0, whole genome shotgun sequence genomic DNA contains:
- the LOC124043325 gene encoding mediator of RNA polymerase II transcription subunit 10 produces MAEKFDNLEEHLEKFVENIRQMGIIVSDFQPSSQTGLNQKLNYMITGLQDIEKCRQQLHEINVPLEAFEYIDQGRNPQLYTKECLERALAKNEQVKGKIDTMTKFKSLLISELGKVFPEEMTKYKAIHGDDPPS; encoded by the exons ATGGCTGAGAAATTTGATAACCTCGAGGAGCATCTCGAGAAGTTCGTTGAAAATATTCGACAGATGGGAATTATCGTTAGCGACTTTcaacctagcagtcaaacaggaCTCAACCAAAAACT AAACTACATGATCACGGGACTGCAGGACATTGAGAAATGTCGCCAGCAGCTACATGAGATTAACGTTCCTCTCGAGGCTTTTGA ATACATAGACCAGGGGCGTAACCCCCAGCTGTACACTAAGGAGTGTCTGGAAAGGGCCCTGGCCAAGAACGAGCAGGTCAAAGGAAAGATTGACACCATGACG AAATTCAAGAGCCTGCTGATCTCTGAGCTGGGGAAGGTGTTTCCAGAGGAGATGACCAAGTACAAGGCTATCCATGGAGATGACCCCCCCTCATAG